The proteins below come from a single Falco rusticolus isolate bFalRus1 chromosome 8, bFalRus1.pri, whole genome shotgun sequence genomic window:
- the PPARGC1B gene encoding peroxisome proliferator-activated receptor gamma coactivator 1-beta isoform X1, with protein sequence MAEPGPDCSSLLDEDLSSFVFSYLADSQYEVSGEEHLYSDFPEIDLSQLDASDFDSAGCFSELQWCGEHSETDSSQYSTDDSELFQIIDSENEALLAALTETLDDIQGDDMGLAAFRTMEEGDTLNHVCTSPAPSPKPTAPVTGGPPPAPEFDELSLLKKLLLSPSHVPLSCEAQRDGSARRPGTPKSRLARPCTKVEGPRDRRASVPQAQSRSCTELHRHLTSTPPCPQTKASQTSEECPSSSHHPSPGDCTHHEDDSDSSEDSLSSADLVTPPSSAEDGSGRQFSCEGEMHSVVELIRYMHTYCLPPRKLPARDAADTKPQPCSSPFKRVKPDCPAQPAPPGSAQSRPGCTWQVAGGCKKPGASFSILKELLARDLLCDVSKPYRLGKPVYAALARPPGYCSPVPLARDGEDASRTCTSRAKMAPEKSELQQSPGAEAEAPQEPGGFEDDASKHVGALGTAAGKVARKQESTVYAVRRSKRLNPELGHWLSFLDEPPPEPSVPREAGDSPQDALACREPTPCPAPEGFSAEEPAAEVEVGGAAPLAEPQPLSLGSPGDGEVGDGAESRRCALLEQAETPRCLTLSLAQTDPAFGKRNFEPMLTVELCGTAGLTPPTTPPYKPAEEDLYKPDIPQEAGKEDGMAPSPGGTGDMAASQKAPRKHPERTELFAHLSRAAGRPALPEQPGILKRPFSRSFGDHDYCQVLKPEATLQRKVLKSWEPLGQVETEHKRRVPAAHYQGLELGGKEAGGEMLWKDSVKQLRDQEIRASLTKHFGFLDSALDDEDMVFCKTPEYDTVFEDSCSESGSPLEEEEEEEEEEEEEEHGDTKLCLRRNPLSRTSLHYCSRSRSSSGSSCCRSRSPASRRTFRCENGEQCQGRSGQRGQLEKRREKAIGEGRVVYIRNLSSSMSSSELKKRFEVFGEIVECQVLSRTNRGDKYGFITYRYSEHAALSLKNGTSLRKRNEPSFQLSSGGLGHFFWTRYTDLDCSAEESSPAPVKSKYETMDFDSLLQEAQLSLHR encoded by the exons TACGAGGTGTCTGGCGAGGAGCACCTCTACTCTGACTTCCCTGAGATTGATTTGTCTCAGCTGGATGCCAGCGACTTCGACTCAGCCGGCTGCTTCAGCGAGCTGCAGTGGTGCGGGGAGCACTCGGAGACTGACTCCAGCCAGTACAGCACCGATGACTCCGAGCTCTTCCAG ATAATAGACAGCGAGAATGAAGCGCTGCTGGCAGCCCTCACGGAGACATTGGATGATATACAGGGAGATGACATGGGCCTGGCTGCCTTCCGAACTATGGAAGAGGGGGACACGCTCAACCATGTCTGCACCTcgcctgccccctcccccaaacCCACCGCCCCGGTCACGGGggggccgcccccggcccccgaGTTTGATGAGCTGTCTCTA CTGAAGAAGTTGCTCCTGTCTCCGTCACACGTGCCTCTGAGCTGCGAGGCTCAGCGGGATGGGAGTGCCCGGCGCCCGGGGACCCCCAAGTCCCGACTTGCACGGCCCTGCACAAAG GTGGAGGGTCCCCGGGACAGGAGGGCGAGTGTCCCACAGGCACAGAGCCGCAGCTGCACTGAGCTGCACCGGCACCTCACCTCCACCCCACCTTGCCCCCAGACCAAAGCCTCCCAGACATCTGAGGagtgccccagcagcagccaccacccATCCCCAGGTGACTGCACCCATCATGAGGATGACAGTGACTCCAGCGAGGACTCACTGAGCTCTGCCGACTTGGTGACCCCCCCTTCCTCAGCGGAGGATGGCTCCGGCAGACAGTTCTCCTGTGAGGGGGAGATGCACTCGGTGGTGGAGCTCATCCGCTACATGCACACCTACTGTCTGCCGCCACGGAAGCTGCCTGCCCGCGATGCCGCTGACAccaagccccagccctgcagcagccccttcAAGAGAGTCAAACCGGACTGCCCCGCACAGCCAGCCCCCCCTGGCAGCGCCCAGAGCCGGCCGGGCTGCACCTGGCaggtggctgggggctgcaagAAGCCTGGAGCATCCTTCTCCATCCTTAAGGAGCTGCTGGCACGGGACCTGCTGTGTGACGTGAGCAAGCCATACCGCCTGGGCAAGCCTGTGTACGCTGCCCTGGCCCGGCCGCCCGGCTACTGCTCCCCTGTGCCACTGGCCCGGGATGGGGAGGATGCCAGCAGGACCTGCACATCCAGAGCCAAAATGGCACCAGAGAAGagtgagctgcagcagagtCCCGGGGCTGAGGCAGAGGCACCGCAGGAGCCAGGTGGCTTCGAGGACGATGCTAGCAAGCATGTGGGTGCACTGGGCACAGCTGCGGGGAAGGTGGCCCGCAAACAGGAGAGCACCGTTTATGCCGTTCGCCGGTCCAAGAGACTCAACCCCGAGCTTGGGCACTGGCTCTCCTTCCTTGATGAGCCACCCCCAGAGCCCTCTGTCCCCCGGGAGGCAGGGGACAGCCCCCAGGATGCCCTGGCCTGCAGAGAGCCCACACCATGCCCAGCACCAGAAGGCTTTTCTGCTGAGGAGCCCGCGGCCGaggtggaggtggggggtgcagCGCCACTGGCAGAGcctcagcccctctccctgggctccccaggGGATGGTGAGGTGGGCGATGGGGCTGAGAGCCGGCGCTGTGCCCTCCTGGAGCAAGCAG AAACACCCAGGTGTCTCACGCTGTCCTTGGCACAAAC tgaCCCAGCCTTCGGGAAGAGAAACTTTGAGCCAATGCTGACTGTGGAGCTGTGTGGGACAGCAG GTCTCACGCCGCCCACCACTCCGCCATATAAGCCCGCTGAGGAGGACCTGTACAAGCCAGACATCCcccaggaggcagggaaggaggacGGGAtggcccccagccctggaggtACAGGGGATATGGCAGCCTCCCAGAAAGCCCCCAGGAAGCACCCTGAGAGGACAGAGCTCTTCGCCCACCTGAGCCGAGCCGCCGGGCGCCCTGCGCTCCCCGAGCAGCCGGGCATACTCAAGCGGCCCTTCTCCCGCTCCTTCGGGGACCACGACTACTGCCAGGTGCTGAAGCCCGAGGCCACCCTGCAGAGGAAGGTGCTCAAGTCATGGGAGCCCTTGGGACAGGTGGAGACAGAGCACAAGAGGAGGGTCCCGGCTGCCCACTACCAGGGGCTGGAACTCGGTGGCAAGGAGGCGGGCGGTGAGATGCTGTGGAAGGACAGTGTCAAGCAGCTGAGAGACCAGGAGATCAGAGCCAGCTTAACAAAGCACTTTGGCTTTCTGGACAGTGCTCTTGATGATGAGGACATGGTCTTCTGCAAGACCCCTGAGTACGACACTGTCTTTGAAGACAGCTGCAGCGAGAGCGGCTCCcccctggaggaggaggaggaggaggaagaggaggaggaggaggaggagcatgGCGACACCAAGCTGTGCCTGCGGAGAAACCCCCTTTCCAGAACCAGTTTGCATTACTGTTCCCGAAGCAGGTCCAGCTCAGGGTCTTCGTGCTGCAGGTCCCGATCACCTGCAAGCAGACGCACCTTCAG gtGTGAGAACGGTGAGCAGTGTCAGGGCAGGAgcgggcagcggggccagcTGGAGAAGAGACGGGAAAAGGCCATC GGAGAAGGCCGGGTGGTGTATATCAGAAACCTCTCGAGCAGCATGAGCTCCAGTGAACTAAAGAAACGCTTTGAAGTGTTTGGAGAAATTGTGGAGTGTCAGGTCCTGTCCAGGACTAACAG GGGGGATAAATACGGCTTCATCACCTACCGGTATTCAGAGCATGCCGCCTTATCTCTGAAGAACGGCACGTCGCTAAGGAAGAGGAACGAGCCTTCGTTTCAGCTCAGCTCTGGTGGCCTCGGGCACTTCTTCTGGACCAGATACACTGACTTGG ATTGCAGCGCGGAGGAGtcctccccagctccagtgAAAAGCAAGTACGAGACCATGGATTTTGACAGCTTGCTGCAGGAGGCCCAGCTAAGCCTGCATCGGTAA
- the LOC119152813 gene encoding E3 ubiquitin/ISG15 ligase TRIM25-like isoform X1: MAKAKEGYGRGASLEDELSCPICLSLYRDPVLLGCGHSFCKQCIQKALSAQQQSKATYSCPVCQLQLGPILDLQKNFQLCSIVEAFLATTSKEQQDEGSAEEKEVVPCDFCLDWSQPAVKTCLNCDASLCQAHLNKHNAKASQQDHVLVEVGAGGLVEERKCLEHGRLLECYCQDDRQYICMLCSIAGCHKGHNILSLKETHDRQLSELMDIVTWLQECKSALATALEELQETKNQLKTNTETVTSQLQMLFEEMKTEMTQKEKKILSDIQSNEKKQLAYITKVKKKMEQRRHKAAQHLQSLQKMKEQTDVFLFLKEFKLAKDRIRSQNFCVEGTDMVVVQLDQARIDCCRRLMWDFMSHLGSLLEDVHSELTNQIKRNSGASDTGTSSNSVQGDRERALRSVHHTLSLPLPPAQREGSSLSPCSSVGSLPREPDLQELLEVIHVADDGWRAQQACGAAQNQRLVRFKWHM, from the exons ATGGCAAAAGCCAAGGAAGGATATGGAAGGGGTGCGAGCCTGGAGGATGAACTCAGCTGTCCCATCTGCCTGTCTCTGTACAGGgacccagtgctgctgggctgtggacACAGCTTCTGCAAGCAGTGCATCCAGAAGGCGCTCAGTGCCCAGCAGCAATCGAAGGCCACTTACTCCTGCCCTGTATGTCAGCTCCAGCTGGGGCCCATCCTGGATCTGCAGAAGAatttccagctgtgcagcaTTGTGGAGGCATTTCTGGCCACAACTTCCAAAGAACAACAGGAcgagggctctgcagaggagaaggaggtggtTCCCTGTGACTTCTGCCTGGACTGGTCCCAGCCAGCCGTGAAAACCTGCCTGAACTGCGATGCGTCCTTGTGCCAGGCCCATCTGAACAAACACAACGCCAAGGCTTCCCAGCAGGACCATGTCCTGGTGGAGGTGGGCGCAGGCGGTCTGGTGGAGGAGAGGAAGTGCCTGGAGCATGGCAGGCTGCTGGAGTGCTACTGCCAGGATGACAGGCAGTACATCTGCATGCTCTGCTCTATCGCGGGATGCCACAAGGGCCACAACATCCTCAGCCTGAAGGAGACACATGACAGACAGCTG AGTGAACTCATGGACATTGTGACATGGCTGCAGGAATGTAAAAGCGCTTTAGCTACTGCCCTAGAAGAGCTTCAGGAAACCAAGAATCAGCTCAAG ACTAATACAGAAACAGTGACTTCTCAGCTGCAAATGCTGTTTGAAGAGATGAAGACAGAGATGActcagaaagagaagaagatCCTGAGTGACATTCAATccaatgagaaaaaacagctggCATATATTACcaaagtgaagaagaaaatggaacagAGGAGACATAAGGCTGCACAGCATCTTCAGTCTTTGCAGAAGATGAAAGAGCAAAcggatgttttcctttttctcaaa GAATTTAAACTGGCCAAGGACAG GATTCGGAGTCAGAATTTCTGCGTTGAAGGGACAGACATGGTGGTGGTGCAGCTGGATCAGGCCAGGATCGATTGCTGCCGACGCCTGATGTGGGACTTCATGAGTCACCTGGGCTCACTGCTGGAAGATGTGCACA GTGAACTCACCAACCAAATTAAGCGGAACAG TGGGGCTTCAGACACTGGTACCTCTTCAAATT cggtgcagggggacagggaacgGGCGCtgcggtcagttcatcacacgttgtctctgccgctccctcctgctcagagggagGGCTCCTCactctccccctgctccagcgtggggtccctcccacgggagcCAGACCTCCAGGAACTTCTCGAAG taaTTCATGTAGCTGATGATGGCTGGAGAGCACAACAGGCATGTGGTGCAG CACAAAACCAACGATTGGTGCGCTTCAAGTGGCACATGTAA
- the LOC119152812 gene encoding E3 ubiquitin/ISG15 ligase TRIM25-like, translating to MAGLGAVAGLKEELTCPICLGIFRSPVSLSCGHSFCKGCIQEARRGRQGPFSCPLCQACVDPPADPQPNVQLCSIVERLLNAAPRTGEEGCDAPREEEGDSSGQPEVTLCDFCLWEPQPGMKTCLTCEASLCQAHLSKHNTKSPTKDHVLVEPCDAQSLAERRCPQHGKPLECYCQTDSVCICVLCCVIGSHKSHKIITLEKAFGQAQNIFPKTLETMKTHEAALDRSIASLLEQQEQVKAKGSLQRDQLKSLFDKMCMQLETKEEQVLKTLSHNEEQHLAEIQTEIEKQKKEKDAVSRDVQEMEALRDQKDLLLYTKTFAAIRARKHKPVPNTVGVQLPQPPIILNELTTNTTLRFFQQFLSDMQSLFKALPVHQHLTCSAAHPDQTIFDSSFGCYTYSIPHNPYSLPYVQSHQSFSAGCHFWEVDTSNARCWKLGIIHNKIECYLCMCCDYLSVFLGETMITTENFSAGFKVIRVELDCRRNTLSFYNVSVKGGGPAERLKLIQAVSIPSNYPAYATFFVSNGSLRLL from the exons atggctgggctgggtgctgtggcCGGGCTGAAGGAGGAGCTGACCTGCCCCATCTGCCTGGGCATCTTCCGCAGCCCCGTGTCCCTGAGCTGCGGGCACAGCTTCTGCAAGGGGTGCATCCAGGAGGCGCGCAGGGGCCGGCAGGGCCCCTTCAGCTGCCCGCTCTGCCAGGCCTGCGTGGACCCCCCCGCGGACCCCCAGCCCAAcgtgcagctctgcagcatcgTGGAGCGGCTCCTGAACGCGGCCCCTCGCACGGGGGAGGAAGGGTGCGATGCGCCACGCGAAGAGGAGGGGGACAGCTCGGGCCAGCCGGAGGTGACCCTGTGTGATTTCTGCCTCTGGGAGCCACAGCCAGGCATGAAGACCTGCCTGACCTGCGAGGCCTCCCTGTGCCAAGCCCACCTGAGCAAGCACAACACGAAGAGCCCCACGAAGGACCACGTCCTGGTGGAGCCCTGTGATGCTCAGTCCTTGGCCGAGAGGAGATGCCCCCAGCACGGCAAACCGCTGGAGTGCTACTGCCAGACGGACTCGGTCTGCATCTGCGTGCTGTGCTGTGTCATCGGCTCCCACAAGAGCCATAAGATCATCACTTTGGAGAAGGCTTTTGGCCAAGCGCAG aatatttttcctaaaactCTGGAAACAATGAAAACACACGAAGCCGCACTGGATCGAAGCATAGCAAGCCTGCTGGAACAACAGGAGCAAGTAAAG GCTAAGGGGAGTCTGCAGAGGGATCAGCTGAAGAGCCTCTTTGACAAGATGTGTATGCAGCTAGAGACCAAAGAAGAGCAGGTCTTGAAAACTCTCAGTCACAATGAGGAGCAACACCTTGCTGAGATTCAGACGGagatagaaaaacagaaaaaggagaaggatgctgtCAGCCGTGATGTACAGGAGATGGAGGCTCTGAGAGATCAGAAAGACCTACTTCTTTACACCAAG ACTTTTGCAGCGATTCGAGCAAG GAAACACAAGCCAGTTCCTAACACAGTTGGTGTACAACTACCACAGCCACCCATTATTTTGAATGAATTAACAACAAACACTACTCTGAGGTTTTTCCAGCAATTTCTCTCAGACATGCAGTCCTTATTTAAAGCACTACCTG ttcatCAACATCTGACTTGTTCAGCTGCTCACCCTGACCAAACAATCTTTGACTCCTCATTTGGTTGTTACACATATAGTATACCACATAACCCATATTCTTTACCATACGTGCAGAGTCACCAGAGCTTCTCAGCGGGCTGTCACTTCTGGGAGGTGGACACCAGCAATGCAAGATGCTGGAAGCTCGGAATCATTCACAACAAGATTGAGTGCTACCTGTGCATGTGTTGTGATTACCTTAGTGTGTTCCTAGGTGAAACCATGATCACAACTGAGAACTTTTCTGCAGGCTTCAAAGTGATCAGGGTAGAGCTAGACTGTAGAAGAAATACACTGTCATTTTATAACGTGTCTGTCAAGGGTGGAGGTCCTGCTGAGAGACTCAAGCTTATACAGGCAGTAAGCATCCCTTCAAACTACCCCGCCTATGCTACCTTTTTTGTGTCAAACGGCTCTTTGAGGCTCCTGTAG
- the LOC119152813 gene encoding E3 ubiquitin/ISG15 ligase TRIM25-like isoform X2 produces MAKAKEGYGRGASLEDELSCPICLSLYRDPVLLGCGHSFCKQCIQKALSAQQQSKATYSCPVCQLQLGPILDLQKNFQLCSIVEAFLATTSKEQQDEGSAEEKEVVPCDFCLDWSQPAVKTCLNCDASLCQAHLNKHNAKASQQDHVLVEVGAGGLVEERKCLEHGRLLECYCQDDRQYICMLCSIAGCHKGHNILSLKETHDRQLSELMDIVTWLQECKSALATALEELQETKNQLKTNTETVTSQLQMLFEEMKTEMTQKEKKILSDIQSNEKKQLAYITKVKKKMEQRRHKAAQHLQSLQKMKEQTDVFLFLKEFKLAKDRIRSQNFCVEGTDMVVVQLDQARIDCCRRLMWDFMSHLGSLLEGELTNQIKRNSGASDTGTSSNSVQGDRERALRSVHHTLSLPLPPAQREGSSLSPCSSVGSLPREPDLQELLEVIHVADDGWRAQQACGAAQNQRLVRFKWHM; encoded by the exons ATGGCAAAAGCCAAGGAAGGATATGGAAGGGGTGCGAGCCTGGAGGATGAACTCAGCTGTCCCATCTGCCTGTCTCTGTACAGGgacccagtgctgctgggctgtggacACAGCTTCTGCAAGCAGTGCATCCAGAAGGCGCTCAGTGCCCAGCAGCAATCGAAGGCCACTTACTCCTGCCCTGTATGTCAGCTCCAGCTGGGGCCCATCCTGGATCTGCAGAAGAatttccagctgtgcagcaTTGTGGAGGCATTTCTGGCCACAACTTCCAAAGAACAACAGGAcgagggctctgcagaggagaaggaggtggtTCCCTGTGACTTCTGCCTGGACTGGTCCCAGCCAGCCGTGAAAACCTGCCTGAACTGCGATGCGTCCTTGTGCCAGGCCCATCTGAACAAACACAACGCCAAGGCTTCCCAGCAGGACCATGTCCTGGTGGAGGTGGGCGCAGGCGGTCTGGTGGAGGAGAGGAAGTGCCTGGAGCATGGCAGGCTGCTGGAGTGCTACTGCCAGGATGACAGGCAGTACATCTGCATGCTCTGCTCTATCGCGGGATGCCACAAGGGCCACAACATCCTCAGCCTGAAGGAGACACATGACAGACAGCTG AGTGAACTCATGGACATTGTGACATGGCTGCAGGAATGTAAAAGCGCTTTAGCTACTGCCCTAGAAGAGCTTCAGGAAACCAAGAATCAGCTCAAG ACTAATACAGAAACAGTGACTTCTCAGCTGCAAATGCTGTTTGAAGAGATGAAGACAGAGATGActcagaaagagaagaagatCCTGAGTGACATTCAATccaatgagaaaaaacagctggCATATATTACcaaagtgaagaagaaaatggaacagAGGAGACATAAGGCTGCACAGCATCTTCAGTCTTTGCAGAAGATGAAAGAGCAAAcggatgttttcctttttctcaaa GAATTTAAACTGGCCAAGGACAG GATTCGGAGTCAGAATTTCTGCGTTGAAGGGACAGACATGGTGGTGGTGCAGCTGGATCAGGCCAGGATCGATTGCTGCCGACGCCTGATGTGGGACTTCATGAGTCACCTGGGCTCACTGCTGGAAG GTGAACTCACCAACCAAATTAAGCGGAACAG TGGGGCTTCAGACACTGGTACCTCTTCAAATT cggtgcagggggacagggaacgGGCGCtgcggtcagttcatcacacgttgtctctgccgctccctcctgctcagagggagGGCTCCTCactctccccctgctccagcgtggggtccctcccacgggagcCAGACCTCCAGGAACTTCTCGAAG taaTTCATGTAGCTGATGATGGCTGGAGAGCACAACAGGCATGTGGTGCAG CACAAAACCAACGATTGGTGCGCTTCAAGTGGCACATGTAA
- the PPARGC1B gene encoding peroxisome proliferator-activated receptor gamma coactivator 1-beta isoform X2 has translation MTPSSSRKAEHLMELWYQGRAVSTVQAGWRQGAVETAWGLSTEQIIDSENEALLAALTETLDDIQGDDMGLAAFRTMEEGDTLNHVCTSPAPSPKPTAPVTGGPPPAPEFDELSLLKKLLLSPSHVPLSCEAQRDGSARRPGTPKSRLARPCTKVEGPRDRRASVPQAQSRSCTELHRHLTSTPPCPQTKASQTSEECPSSSHHPSPGDCTHHEDDSDSSEDSLSSADLVTPPSSAEDGSGRQFSCEGEMHSVVELIRYMHTYCLPPRKLPARDAADTKPQPCSSPFKRVKPDCPAQPAPPGSAQSRPGCTWQVAGGCKKPGASFSILKELLARDLLCDVSKPYRLGKPVYAALARPPGYCSPVPLARDGEDASRTCTSRAKMAPEKSELQQSPGAEAEAPQEPGGFEDDASKHVGALGTAAGKVARKQESTVYAVRRSKRLNPELGHWLSFLDEPPPEPSVPREAGDSPQDALACREPTPCPAPEGFSAEEPAAEVEVGGAAPLAEPQPLSLGSPGDGEVGDGAESRRCALLEQAETPRCLTLSLAQTDPAFGKRNFEPMLTVELCGTAGLTPPTTPPYKPAEEDLYKPDIPQEAGKEDGMAPSPGGTGDMAASQKAPRKHPERTELFAHLSRAAGRPALPEQPGILKRPFSRSFGDHDYCQVLKPEATLQRKVLKSWEPLGQVETEHKRRVPAAHYQGLELGGKEAGGEMLWKDSVKQLRDQEIRASLTKHFGFLDSALDDEDMVFCKTPEYDTVFEDSCSESGSPLEEEEEEEEEEEEEEHGDTKLCLRRNPLSRTSLHYCSRSRSSSGSSCCRSRSPASRRTFRCENGEQCQGRSGQRGQLEKRREKAIGEGRVVYIRNLSSSMSSSELKKRFEVFGEIVECQVLSRTNRGDKYGFITYRYSEHAALSLKNGTSLRKRNEPSFQLSSGGLGHFFWTRYTDLDCSAEESSPAPVKSKYETMDFDSLLQEAQLSLHR, from the exons ATGACTCCGAGCTCTTCCAG AAAAGCCGAGCATCTCATGGAGCTGTGGtaccagggcagggctgtgagcaCAGTGCAGGCAGGTtggaggcagggagctgtggaGACTGCCTGGGGACTCAGCACAGAGCAA ATAATAGACAGCGAGAATGAAGCGCTGCTGGCAGCCCTCACGGAGACATTGGATGATATACAGGGAGATGACATGGGCCTGGCTGCCTTCCGAACTATGGAAGAGGGGGACACGCTCAACCATGTCTGCACCTcgcctgccccctcccccaaacCCACCGCCCCGGTCACGGGggggccgcccccggcccccgaGTTTGATGAGCTGTCTCTA CTGAAGAAGTTGCTCCTGTCTCCGTCACACGTGCCTCTGAGCTGCGAGGCTCAGCGGGATGGGAGTGCCCGGCGCCCGGGGACCCCCAAGTCCCGACTTGCACGGCCCTGCACAAAG GTGGAGGGTCCCCGGGACAGGAGGGCGAGTGTCCCACAGGCACAGAGCCGCAGCTGCACTGAGCTGCACCGGCACCTCACCTCCACCCCACCTTGCCCCCAGACCAAAGCCTCCCAGACATCTGAGGagtgccccagcagcagccaccacccATCCCCAGGTGACTGCACCCATCATGAGGATGACAGTGACTCCAGCGAGGACTCACTGAGCTCTGCCGACTTGGTGACCCCCCCTTCCTCAGCGGAGGATGGCTCCGGCAGACAGTTCTCCTGTGAGGGGGAGATGCACTCGGTGGTGGAGCTCATCCGCTACATGCACACCTACTGTCTGCCGCCACGGAAGCTGCCTGCCCGCGATGCCGCTGACAccaagccccagccctgcagcagccccttcAAGAGAGTCAAACCGGACTGCCCCGCACAGCCAGCCCCCCCTGGCAGCGCCCAGAGCCGGCCGGGCTGCACCTGGCaggtggctgggggctgcaagAAGCCTGGAGCATCCTTCTCCATCCTTAAGGAGCTGCTGGCACGGGACCTGCTGTGTGACGTGAGCAAGCCATACCGCCTGGGCAAGCCTGTGTACGCTGCCCTGGCCCGGCCGCCCGGCTACTGCTCCCCTGTGCCACTGGCCCGGGATGGGGAGGATGCCAGCAGGACCTGCACATCCAGAGCCAAAATGGCACCAGAGAAGagtgagctgcagcagagtCCCGGGGCTGAGGCAGAGGCACCGCAGGAGCCAGGTGGCTTCGAGGACGATGCTAGCAAGCATGTGGGTGCACTGGGCACAGCTGCGGGGAAGGTGGCCCGCAAACAGGAGAGCACCGTTTATGCCGTTCGCCGGTCCAAGAGACTCAACCCCGAGCTTGGGCACTGGCTCTCCTTCCTTGATGAGCCACCCCCAGAGCCCTCTGTCCCCCGGGAGGCAGGGGACAGCCCCCAGGATGCCCTGGCCTGCAGAGAGCCCACACCATGCCCAGCACCAGAAGGCTTTTCTGCTGAGGAGCCCGCGGCCGaggtggaggtggggggtgcagCGCCACTGGCAGAGcctcagcccctctccctgggctccccaggGGATGGTGAGGTGGGCGATGGGGCTGAGAGCCGGCGCTGTGCCCTCCTGGAGCAAGCAG AAACACCCAGGTGTCTCACGCTGTCCTTGGCACAAAC tgaCCCAGCCTTCGGGAAGAGAAACTTTGAGCCAATGCTGACTGTGGAGCTGTGTGGGACAGCAG GTCTCACGCCGCCCACCACTCCGCCATATAAGCCCGCTGAGGAGGACCTGTACAAGCCAGACATCCcccaggaggcagggaaggaggacGGGAtggcccccagccctggaggtACAGGGGATATGGCAGCCTCCCAGAAAGCCCCCAGGAAGCACCCTGAGAGGACAGAGCTCTTCGCCCACCTGAGCCGAGCCGCCGGGCGCCCTGCGCTCCCCGAGCAGCCGGGCATACTCAAGCGGCCCTTCTCCCGCTCCTTCGGGGACCACGACTACTGCCAGGTGCTGAAGCCCGAGGCCACCCTGCAGAGGAAGGTGCTCAAGTCATGGGAGCCCTTGGGACAGGTGGAGACAGAGCACAAGAGGAGGGTCCCGGCTGCCCACTACCAGGGGCTGGAACTCGGTGGCAAGGAGGCGGGCGGTGAGATGCTGTGGAAGGACAGTGTCAAGCAGCTGAGAGACCAGGAGATCAGAGCCAGCTTAACAAAGCACTTTGGCTTTCTGGACAGTGCTCTTGATGATGAGGACATGGTCTTCTGCAAGACCCCTGAGTACGACACTGTCTTTGAAGACAGCTGCAGCGAGAGCGGCTCCcccctggaggaggaggaggaggaggaagaggaggaggaggaggaggagcatgGCGACACCAAGCTGTGCCTGCGGAGAAACCCCCTTTCCAGAACCAGTTTGCATTACTGTTCCCGAAGCAGGTCCAGCTCAGGGTCTTCGTGCTGCAGGTCCCGATCACCTGCAAGCAGACGCACCTTCAG gtGTGAGAACGGTGAGCAGTGTCAGGGCAGGAgcgggcagcggggccagcTGGAGAAGAGACGGGAAAAGGCCATC GGAGAAGGCCGGGTGGTGTATATCAGAAACCTCTCGAGCAGCATGAGCTCCAGTGAACTAAAGAAACGCTTTGAAGTGTTTGGAGAAATTGTGGAGTGTCAGGTCCTGTCCAGGACTAACAG GGGGGATAAATACGGCTTCATCACCTACCGGTATTCAGAGCATGCCGCCTTATCTCTGAAGAACGGCACGTCGCTAAGGAAGAGGAACGAGCCTTCGTTTCAGCTCAGCTCTGGTGGCCTCGGGCACTTCTTCTGGACCAGATACACTGACTTGG ATTGCAGCGCGGAGGAGtcctccccagctccagtgAAAAGCAAGTACGAGACCATGGATTTTGACAGCTTGCTGCAGGAGGCCCAGCTAAGCCTGCATCGGTAA